Part of the Phycodurus eques isolate BA_2022a chromosome 3, UOR_Pequ_1.1, whole genome shotgun sequence genome, ctaacacatgatGCAAAACGCTATAGACGagctaatgaaactagcatcgatgttgcagTAGTTCTAAACTTTTATACAATGTAAAATCCAATAGATGCTGGAATTAAACTTATTATTACTGTGcatgtatatgtttttttttataaagtacaattctgtagagtgctatttttcttttaaaaaagtcgttataaattttttatttttttttggtctgttttagGGTGTTGGAATAGGTTAATGGTATTTTCAATCAATTCAAtttggaaagatgatttgagatacaaagcACGGCACagctgtattattatttattgcaatatTTGAGGATGTACGGCTAGAAACAATCAAAATGCTGCTGTGCCCTAGCTTTGAACACTGTGGTATTTTACAACACAGTCTCCACTGTCCGAGAGGAGAGTGGCTGTAGCAAAATGGAGAATGTGGAGTATAAATACTGCAGCATCCAGAGTAAGGGGGGGTCATctagcatgtgtgtttatttttggctTTTCTACTTGCATATCCTCAAATAACCCAGCAATGTGTAGTCAATGTTCATGTATATCAAGTGGATATACAATCATGTAAAAATGATGCAAACAGTATGTGTAAGATAAACTACAGCAAGTGGATTTTTGCTCAACTCATTGTTATAAATGCAAAGCAGGGATTCCCCCATAGCCCATCATCCCCTTTTCTGGAACAATGTTAATGGCCCTAACTTTAGCGATGGCACCCATTCACTAAATACCCCCTGCTCTACTCTTCCCTTACATAACACATATTTATAGTCTGTGAGAAAAAGTGTGTATAGTACGCGTACATGTGAGACTGTGAGGAAAGGGAAGGGCGGTTTACATGATTGCAAATTCATAGTGGGGTAAATTGTCATCTGAGAGTGGCATCCCTGAAATAATACGTTTCAACACTCACTtagcaaagtgtgtgtgtgtttgtgtgtgtctgtgttgtaCCTGTCGAGCGCAGCGCTGGTGGCCATACTCCTGGCGAAGCCCTTGACTCCTAACTGTCGGAAGTAGGGCACGGAGGAGAGGTTGGCGGCCATGATGGCGACAGAGTCTGACGGGTTAACGAAGAAGGCGTTCTCGCCGAGGATCATGTAGCGGTCCTGAGAGAAAGAGTACAAAAGACCAACAATGATACCTGTACCATATAGCGGCATATTGCTTCATATTTCAACAAATTCAACACCTGCTGAACATGCGAGGTACAGTCAATCGCCAGGCGCATagtaaacaaccattcacactcacattcacacctatggacagtaCTTCAcacatggggggggggctgaagcCGAGaatcaaacccagaacctcaaaactgtgaggcagcgtTACCAACCATTATTACACTGGATCTCATCAGGTTGTAGGTGTTCCCAATGTTGTAGTGACTGTAGATTAATTGCAGTTTATAGTCAGTATACAGTAAACTTGTGCATGTGTCAATTTAGTGCTGTTGTATGTTCAAGTGTCTGCTTAGACTTTGGCAAGATAAAGATGAGACTATTATGTAATGTCTTTCAAACACCCTAGCTAATGACTGTGAAGGTTCTTATCCCGATGGGGGCTCATATGACATAACTCCCCTGATGATAAGATCATTTATTCAGGAAATGctttgtcgtgtgtgtgtgtgtgtgtgtgcatgtgtgtgtgtgtgtgtgtgtgtttgcgtgtgtgtgtgtgtgtgtgtgtgtgcgtgcgtgagtgcATGTCCACAATAAGCAGAAATGATGACAATTGGATGACTTGGTGGAAATTTTGAGCTTACTGGGATTTTATGGACTTTTACGTAACTCATTTGCTTTTCCCCAGCTATTCACGAgtgaatattttttaagaacagAAAACATGTCCCTCTTGCCCTATGTTCAGAGACATGAAACCTCTGCATATTTTTTCAAGCATCTATTTTGATAAGCATTCAGTGTGGTTCTAGACCTCTAGTCTTATTTTGTATCTTTAAATTTGTCACATTTATACAGATTTTGTTATGCGTCTCTGTCTTACtaagacaaatacattttgcttACCCTCTTTGTAGCAGTCCATCAGTAATTCAAAGATTTATGATAATTATCCTTCACTCTCTCACAAGCCATGTGACTTCCTACAAAAAATGTATTGAGTAAAGGACGACAATAATGTACTgcgcattttccattttttttcagtacaacATATGTTGCTgtgactttcagcttgtcccatcagcaagtcacttgcatgatttgtttggtaCAATTTTTATGCTGGATACCATGAAAGGAAGCAGCATGTACTACTACACTACCACAGCATGTAACAATAACGGGAAACGACCCAAATAAACGAAAGTTTATTAGTTTAaacgtttttggttttttttacttttttttgtgaaaataaagatAAGTGATGAAATTTCAACTATTAGGATCGTTAGAATCACACACATTTATAATATGATAAAAAACAATGACCAGGACCAAAAAGATGCTATGTGGATCATTGACTTATAATTGGAAAAACTTGAATAAAATTcgaaaaacaatcaacaacTAACTGTCAACTGTAGTGTGACGCAATTTTACCAAGAGCAAGAAAGTCTTTTAAAACCACTTTGTTCCTTAAGCGGTGGCAGTGAGTCAGTGTAGTGCCAAACAGCTGCGATAGTACCTGTCATCTTTCGCCTCAGCTTATCACCCTCTATACTGCAGCAACGCAAACCGTTAGCATTTAGCAGTTAGCCGAGTCTATGGAGAATCTCACCCCGTCTGCGTCAAAGGCAGCGCCCAAGCCAAAGTCGCCTCCTTTCATGGCATCCACCAGCGAAGAGGCATATGTCAGGTTCGGCTCGGGGGGCCGGCCCCCGAAGTCCTCCATAGGAACGCAGTTGACGGCGGAGTTAGCGGGGGCCCCGAGCTCATCGCATAGGATCCTACGGACATAAGGGCCCATCACTGTAACAGCAGAGGAGATGCCATTAACACTGACAAGAGGCTCAGTTGGCTTTCACCACAAGATGATGACACTCTCACCTCCATTCATAGCATCGATGCATATCTTCAGCTGCTCCGGTCCCGTCAGGAGACTTTTGATAGCACTGAAGTCGAAGATGTTTCGCAGCAATTGGAGATACACCTCGACAGAGTCCACAATCTCCACTGGAAACATAGTAGCGTGTAATATAGgaggtccttggtttacaacgGTGCAAGTTTTGTGGCTAGAAATGACgtgcaattaattaatttatgcaGCGGCGTAGGAATACATCATCGAATGCATAAAAAGGCATGCTCAATTACACCGTACTTCCTATTTCATTGGATTGTTCTACAAAGTATATCTAtgacctagaagtgtttttcaccaCATCGCGTTCCAACTTACTTACGAATTCAGGTAACGTTGCCATAGGAGAGTAACTCTGTCAACAAACTGAGGAGCCCAAGACTAGTATTGATTAACATGTGGCTCAAATACtacattggatttttaaaatggacagatgggcaaTGTCATTTGTAGAAATGgtatttaaaaaagttaaaatgcgTATGTAAGAGAGttaatttcaacaataaaatcatacatgctaatttatattttttcatgttattatttatattaaaatattttattattatgagataaatgaacacaaaaatgagtaaatatagtttaacttaacaattttagggaaaatggagctaaattaatgcaacaaatattactgaatTTTTGACACTGTAAATGCTAGGTGGGGCAAACTAAAGAATAGAGCAGCCTGTGTGCGGTCCTGGTCTACATTTTGTCAAGTGTACCTCGAAAAGGTTTGAACTTGTTCTCGAGGTCAAAGTCGTGTCGTCCCAGTCTGGAGAGATCGATGTGGAGGTCAGGGCAGATCGCGTACTCCTCGAGAGTGCGGCTCACCTGATGGATCCTCTCCATCACCGTGTCTGGAGATGGGCCTATTACACAAAATCAAACCCAACCAACAAGCACACATACTTAAGAAAACTAGAGTCTTAACAAGAGTCTGCTCAACTGCCCGTTGTTCTTTCTCACCTCCGTTAGCCACGTTAAACTTGATGCCAAAGTCTCCTCCAGGCCCTCCAGGGTTGTGACTGGCTGTGAGGATGATTCCCCCGATGGCTTTGATCTTCCTGATGATGCAGGAGACAGCAGGGGTGGACAGGAAGCCATTGTGGCCGATTACCAGGCGACCGATCTGCACAGCAAAGGCACAGGACCGACAAGTTACtaccctttttttcttcttctgaggGAATATAGGAggagtcaatttgagggagaTGTTTGTTCTATACTGTattattcagaatcagaatcatctttattttgtatgtccaaaaaacacacatggaatttgtctctggtagttggagccgctctagtacgacaacagacagtcaattgacagagaacacttttgaaacataaagacattgagaaaaacaagtcactaagcaataaagggttgctagttatctggtaatgccggttaCAGCATCCAGTGACTAATttttgaattcattcattcattttccatactgcttatcctcactagggtcacaggcatgctggagcctatccccgctatctccgggcgagaggcagggtacaccctgaactggtcgccagccaatcgcagggcacaaacaaccattcgcactcaagttcacgcctacggacaatttagagtcttaaatcaacctaccatgcatgttttgggatgtgggacgaaaccggagtacctggagaaaacccacgcaggtacgaggagaacatgcaaattccacccAGGCGAggacggatttgaacccgggtcctcacaaccgtgagacagatgtgctaaccagccgtccaccgtgctACCTGATTGgggaattatttttgtattttgttttatattattgcATTATTGCTTTATCACATCGAGTTTATGGGTAGTAAGACAGAACATTCCTTGCTTCTTGGTACCTTAAatgcatccatctatccatcctctataccgcttatcctcattcgaGTCacagggtgagctggagccaatcccagctgacttcgtgcTTGAGGCAGGGTACGCCATCGATATGAACAATAGATGGCAAGGAACCACCTCTTTGAGCTGCCTGCCTACAGTGCCactaagctagtgggggcaaagtgCTCGCGAATTCCATGTTGGTGGATGGTaccaaaaaccaaaataaaggATGCCTGCCCATTGTGCTGCATATGGTTGTACACAATGtcatacaatcacaacaagggaattGAGAATAATCTTTCATaggtaagaatattttttggctctttttttcaaatgttctgtcTTAAAAGCACATGCGTTGATggtgacaaaaaagtaaacctcagtCTTCTATTCATGTCTGTGGAGACACTATGGACTGATTGCCAATCACAGTGCCCAtgcaagacaaacaaccattcaccctcacattcatacctatggacaatttagaaaaatgtaacaaaataaccaacaaataaaattgattaGTATAGTGTTAGTCCAGTCATTAATTATACTATTTCATTTTAGTCACCAGATATTAAAATGCAGCTTTTGCTCATGTCAATGGCCACCGGGACTCAAAAGTAACTGTGCATAGACAGCCCACTTTGAAAAGCCAAATACTGTATCTGTGCCAAGTGGAGCCTAAATAACAGAACAGAGGGAGCCACACTCTCTATTTATAATTGTCTGCTGCTTATAACCCAGTAACGGCATCAGCATCCCATAATAAGCGTGTCCTCACTGTCGAGGCATTTATGCTCCTTAGCGTGCATAGTGCGTATGTTAAAGGATGATACGCGGTACTGTTTCGGGACCATCTTGAATTCTGTCCACTCGAGAGCCTGACccaagagagagcgagagagagagtcggAAGGCGAACAAACATTAGACAGGAAAATAGAGCAGGATGGATGGAAGCGCTGATGAGCCTGACACTGAGAGACATTTGGctccaaaacaaaatcattttcccTTCAGATGTTCCCTTGGAGGCCCTCCAAAGCAATTATGAAGATGTCAGAGCAGAGCTGTGGGGATTTTCTTGCTCACTTTCAGCTTTCATTCTTTGGAGAGCTGTCAGGTTTCCTCGTGTTCACACAAATAATTACTTAATCGGATCCTTTCCGTGTGTCAAAAGTGTTGCGGCAGACGTGACTGTGACACCCGAGTCGGATTAGCAAGCGATGGGCTTGGGCTTCCCGTTTTGCAGCTGCCCTCTGCTCTAATTTATGTGAATTGGTACCTCGACTCACGAGTGACCCTATTTCCGAGTTTTTCAAGATTCGAGTGCTGCtagtaatcatttttttttctcccccgcTAGAGAGTGGCAGGGAATTTGCATACAAGCGAACATGCTTGCTTCAACCTGATTATTGCCCCTCCCTGTtaaggtttaaaaacaaaaatacctaAGGAAAATTATATGTTGTGGATTTgaccaaaccacataactttgccttacaaaagtctgctagcttaatgctacgtcacaatccaaaacaccgtagatgggctaacaaaactgATGTCGATGTtgcagtaattataaacctttgaaAAACGTATATATGAATACAaaaggtgcagcaacacatgcagacatacATTCGCTCTGCTCTGCAATGGCCATTAAATTAAAGCATGAActcatgatgcaaaaactgtttcattattTGCATTAAATTTAAACATTGTCACTTTACGGCAgaatcctcacatctccaaaatcgctacttttcaggaaataaaaaaaaaaagtcatcttgcttgagttacatTGCACACCAGCAGCACCCTAAAATCATGTTCAGTTACTACatcaatacacaaaaaaaacaacttttccttGTGTCTTTGTTATGTGGACACACACACCGACACAACACCAAGCAAGGAGGTTAACACTGCAGATGAGCCCGCCACCCATCCAAGGCATCACCCTCCGAGGAGCCTCTGGAAACCTGTTAACTCAATATCTAGCTGGTGGCTAGTGACTCTCGACGACCCGGTGGAATATATTTCAGCCACCGAAATCTTTAGGCTGATATGTATTTTTTGCGGCCCGAACGTAGGGATGTGTACGCATGAGAAAGATGCCAGGCGAAgcagcatccatttttcagtgGTGTATGGTTTCATGCATTCAGCAGACACAGCGTTTGAGTGCGGagacaatggcttgattttcCATGGCCCCAtctttgtgatttttttccttcatattattcaaatttggcaaagttattaacaacactcttctccgTGGTGAATCAAATTGAGAAGACATTTATtgtcactttacagggactttaagtaTGTTTAATATCCCAAAAATCATGATAAGTgcacttttactcaagtatcgcTTTCAGTTTcaagtacccccccccccaacccgtCCCTACTTACCCCATTGGCGGCCGCCATCTGGACGATCACCTCGATGGCCCCGCGGCTCAGGTAGCGTCCGTCGCTGCCCACCACCATGGTGCAGCCCTGCCGGTCCCGGAGGTCCATGGAGGACAGGACGCTCTGAATGTAGTTTTGCAGGTAGTTCTTCTTCCCCTCGAACACGGTGGTCTTCCTCCGGAGCCCGTTGGTACCGGGCCGCTGGTCGTCGAAGGGGGTGGTTTGGACCGTCACCACCGGGATGGGGCTCGTCTCCATCGTCTAAGCGGGGGagggtccaacaacaacaacaagaagaacGAAACAATCGCAGAAGGTGGCTTGTGCTTGTGGGGAGAACGCTGGGCACGGACACGTCCTCAGCGGAGAGCTACATCCCTCGGATCAGAGTGAGGGTGACAGCTCCCCTCTCTTCCTAATAAGCATGAACAACTGAcactaggggggggggggggaaggagcACGGGGAGGGTCCACAATCATCTGAGAGGCAGACCCCAAATAAAAATAGACTCTGACTGATGACactggacagttgtggggctgtaccaaagaacatgcaaaaaataagaataatttttaaaaaattggtaTACTTAAATACTCAATAAAACACGTTTTCAAGTCCAAAATTGTGATCGCTTGACTCtgctttttatttgacattcttTATGTCTCACATCGTTAAACTTAAACATACTTTTAAACATTCACTTTGATATTAGCATGCGACTTAATACTGAAATGCAGTGCTTtctttcttaaaataaataaattaatttagaaaaaaaaaaaaaaaaaaaacggtgcaCCAACAGTTGGTCAATGGCGGCATCTTGTGGCCAAGTGATGAAACTGTTTTACAAACTTCATGTACTATTATTTTGAAAGCAAATACAAAAGAGTACTGTATTTCAATAATACCGTAGAGGACATTCATTTCGCTGATATGTAAGTGTATTTCATCTCATAGAATTTAAaacatggatggataattagGCAAATTACCTGAATCAAAACTTCGACTTTTTACCagtccttttcttttttgcacaagTATCTGCACTACTTCATAGTGTGAGTGTGCCACCTCTGCAAACAGACACGCATATAGTACGAAGTAAccaaaagatttattttcacagttgtaatatttatttcGTGGGATAATTATGAACAAGTCATCATCCAGCATAATTGCAACAGATCACTGAATCATATTTACATTGCTTTaacccagtgattgtaaaagtgTGGTAGGTGGGCACTCTATGTAAAACAACCGCTGCCTAATTACAGTTCACTTGTATTGAATTTTTTATGTTGAATAATTACCATGTCATCTTTcagaactttttctttttaaacatttatttaggcacTTCTAAAATCTcatatgtacaatatatttcaATAGAATTATTATTTCCCCCGAAACTTAAGcatagtgttaatgttcaaactgttcaaaCATAATGCTACAGTGGCTTacattaatattaaatattcacTACCAGTCAAAAGCTTTGAAAGGCTTTCTCGTGCAGTTGAACGGAGAAGTGTTTCCAAAACGTTTGACTGTCAGTGTACTTCTCATATAAAACCTCTGTTTCGTTTTTGATGACAGCTTAGGCCTATTACACTAGTGTATTTAAATATTGGTCATGATGGCGGTACATAGAGGGCTCattattttttgaggtggtagtTTGTGTAAAAGGTTTTAGGACCACTGGCTTAAGCGATGTAGGAATCCCCTCAGGATTGTGTCAACATAAATATCATGCAGTCCAAATATTTCTTTAAGAAATGAGCAACAAGTGTCTTAGAACAATgacaccattaaaaaaacaataagaagaataagaacaacaacaacaagtcgGCATAGTACTAGTAATAATAACACCTCAGCAGTGTGAATAGGAACGTCTTAGTTGTTCGGTTATTAGGGGGGAAGCACTCAGCATGGCATGCGGCGCAAAAGGAGTTCTGGGGTTCTGCAGGAGTGTGGGGACAAAGCAGGCCGCGTGGTTCAACACTAAATTGGGGAAGGCGAGAGGGTTCTGGTGTAGGGGACCCCCAGTGGTGGGAGCCGGTTTGCTCATGATGGAGTCTATGCTGAAGGCGCACTTAGCCTGCGCGCTTGTAGGCTCGGGCGTTTCTGTGGTGCTCAAGTCTCTGGGTCCTGTGCGGTCACTCCGAGAATGCGGCAACAAGTGATAGGACGACGGAGGCATCATGACACCGTCCCGCACGGGCGCGTAGCTCACCGCGGCCGGGTTGACGCGCCTCTGCACCGGGTACGGTTGCCCGAAAGGCCGGCAGTAGAACACGAGTCCATCCTTCCCCAACTCGGGCTGGTTCCTCTTGAATCGCTTCCTGCGCCTTAGGAAGCTGCCGTTGTCGAACATGTCTTCCGAGGCCGGGTCCAGGGACCAGTAGTTGCCCTTCCCGGGGTTTCCCGGCTCCCTGGGGATCTTGACGAAGCAGTCGTTGAGGGACAGGTTGTGCCGGATGGAGTTCTGCCAAGCCGGGAACTTGTCCCGGTAGTAGGGGAACTTGTTGCTGATGAAGTCGCAGATGCCGCTCAGGGTGAGCTTCTTCATGGGGCTCTGCAGGATCGCCATGGTGATGAGGGCGATGTAGGAGTAAGGAGGCTTCAACAGGCTCCCCCCACCGGCCTTCCCGGAGCAGAAACTGCTCTCGCTCTCCGCGGAGGAGTCCGCCCCGGAGGAGTCCAACTCGGCGTAACGGCCCGCAGGCTCCGGTTCGTCCTCGCCGACGATGTCGATCTCGACCTCCTCCAGAGGCAAGTCGGCGCGTGAGGAAGATTCATATTGACCGGAGAGTGTCATGGTAAAGTTCAAAACgcgaattttaaaaaaataaataaacaaataaataaatgcccccCAAATTGAAGCACGACGCGCCGTGCGCAAAAACCCAAATCGCTCGTGCGTAAAAGTACATGTGCTCGTACTCCTCTGGCTTTGACCCAGGGGAAGAAGCTTTATAAACTGGGAGGCTTTTGCCCAGGGGTGGGGGCCTTATGGACCTATCACAAGGCCCCCTCACCACATGGCTCGGGGCTCGGGGCGGGGGTGGTGGGTAGGGGGTGGGAGCAAAGGAGGACTGTGATTCAAATTCAAGTTTTATAGAAATATAAACTTTTcaacacaaaatatttaaagtgtTATTATGGGCTAGCTTGCATCAAACACATAAGTACTGTATGCACATTAAATACGAtgtaaatataagacaaaaggtttatattttattcattataaagtAAAGTTTTATTTCCACACGACAGTCAAAATATATGACTGTATAGACAAAAAAGTGTTACACTGGGCCATTCggcatcaaacaaatatttaaacattacTCATAGAAAAACTTTCTATACACTGAAAAAAGTCAATTGAAGTTACTTAATTCAAACATAGCGGTTGCAAATGATTAAAATGCGTTAAACTAAcatatatttcattattttcgtGCAAAGAGGGGAACATTACGTCAGTTCaccacatttgaatcatgtgcaaccgaaaaTTAAGTACTTTAAATACAAGCTGTCATAtttaataaaagtaaatattggttatattattttttttttgcaaatataataaaaatagttcatatacagtaaatgaataccATAGTCTGTAACATGCTTACATCTGTGGTTTACATAAACTCATGTAAAAGTTACGTTATTAGCAAAATTAGCATTtagaatatttaaaatatatttaaaatatatatatatatatatttttttttttaagttaaaatgtatttttggtatGATTTGACATTTTCTCAGCATAGTTGGCATGGAGCGGTGTGTGATGTTTTGAAGTCGTGTAAGTAACAGCACGTCTTAACTCGTGATAAGCAagtgtttccattttttttttttttttttcggtgggAATCACCCCGCGGGTTCGTTTAGTTTGCCACCTCGGGATGTCCGCGGGGGGGGCGTGACCATGAAAATGGCCGTGGTGGGACGTCCCGCGGGGCAGCGCAGCAAAGAGCCAATGGCCGCTCTTAACGAGGCCAATCAGCATCAGAATCGAGTAGGAAACGGCCGCAGCTGCACGGTGCCGTTCGGCTCAACTGAGGCCAGGGCTTCGGGGGGGTTTACGACCCGGGCTTGAATAAAGCGGGAGCCATCCTCAAAGCGAAGAGAGCGgatgtgtttaaaaacaaaacacaaacaaaaacgacATCTCCATTGCTAATGAGCAGAGCTGGGAAAACTCCACCCATTTCCTCACCTGACCCCGTGTGCgttagtgcgtgtgtgtgcgcgtaatGGTCTTCACATGGCAGCCAAATATCAACTATGGCGTGTACAGACTTAATTTAAGGTGAAGGCAGCAGCACCTCAGCGCAAACCTGTTAATCATTTAAGCTCGTGTTCTTAATGAAAGGAAAAGAACGACTTCGGCACACGGgtgtgcttttttatttatttgttttttgttttgttttgcttttacaaTGAAATTGCTTAAAACGCATTCTCCAAACAAGTTATCATTGGTTTGGTAAAACTTATAGTTTATCACAACAAACTGAGAcatattaatgtactttttcCAATTTAGCATGTATCATGTTGGATTATGTTTTACTGTTGTAACCTTTACGCATTATAATTTTAGAGAATACCAGAAAAATTAAGTTACAAATTCATGATTTCCAATATTGGAAAAAGTATTAGTTTTACAATGAAGTACATGTGTTTCAAACTGTACATTTTGGGAGGTATATCATGTGATATTTCTTGTTGCTTGATGTTCTGCTGTTGTTTAGTTTAATGAGGTGAAGGTTTAAAGTTTAGTATATTTCGGAaaccaaaattatatttattggtATTATAACACTAAAACATACAAGCATACAAGCTAgagctttaaaaacaaatgtattaatgCTGTGAAACGAAAATGATTTCActccaaatattttattttagaaatacacacacacacacacacacacacacagtcacaaaataaaatattcgtttttcatgtaaaaagtaaataataattggAGATGCATGATTTTCATTCTCCAGTGGAATTTGCCATCttaattaaaaatagttttgtaaCCATGTTACTTGTTAATTGCATTACTTACATAAGTAACATCCAGCACATGATTACAGTATTATCATGTATTTTTTCAGAAGGCCCTTTTCTAAGTAAAGAGACAGTCCTCTTATGTTTGGACTTagtgttatcattagctaaccTCTGGTGTGCTTCAATCTTCAGTGAATAAGTGAAGCTTAATCTGCCTTCTTAAGTGACCGAAATCCAAAACCTTGCTACAGAATTGACTGTTTTCCAGGAAAAGATCTTCAGATTATTCGTGCCTTTGTAGCACAGTGGAGATGAACTGTTGTTGGAGAATATCTTTGTCCAAGTTCTTTCCTGAAGGACAGACAGAAATTCCCATCACAAACAGTCCATGTTACCATTATCTGCAATAGTCAATGACATCAGCTTGAGGAAACCGTTT contains:
- the pgm5 gene encoding phosphoglucomutase-like protein 5; translation: METSPIPVVTVQTTPFDDQRPGTNGLRRKTTVFEGKKNYLQNYIQSVLSSMDLRDRQGCTMVVGSDGRYLSRGAIEVIVQMAAANGIGRLVIGHNGFLSTPAVSCIIRKIKAIGGIILTASHNPGGPGGDFGIKFNVANGGPSPDTVMERIHQVSRTLEEYAICPDLHIDLSRLGRHDFDLENKFKPFRVEIVDSVEVYLQLLRNIFDFSAIKSLLTGPEQLKICIDAMNGVMGPYVRRILCDELGAPANSAVNCVPMEDFGGRPPEPNLTYASSLVDAMKGGDFGLGAAFDADGDRYMILGENAFFVNPSDSVAIMAANLSSVPYFRQLGVKGFARSMATSAALDRVAKAMKLALYETPTGWRYFGNLMDSGRCSLCGEESFGTGSDHIREKDGLWSVLMWLSIMAARKQSVEQIVREHWAKFGRNFFCRFDYEGLEPRTAFYLMRDLESVILDKAFSSQKFAVGDHMYNVERADNFEYIDPVDGTVARNQGLRIVFSDASRLVFRMSGSGGGTGAVIRIYAESFERDPERHSRETQVVLGPLIAIALKISNIHERTGRRGPNVIT
- the foxd5 gene encoding forkhead box protein D5; the protein is MTLSGQYESSSRADLPLEEVEIDIVGEDEPEPAGRYAELDSSGADSSAESESSFCSGKAGGGSLLKPPYSYIALITMAILQSPMKKLTLSGICDFISNKFPYYRDKFPAWQNSIRHNLSLNDCFVKIPREPGNPGKGNYWSLDPASEDMFDNGSFLRRRKRFKRNQPELGKDGLVFYCRPFGQPYPVQRRVNPAAVSYAPVRDGVMMPPSSYHLLPHSRSDRTGPRDLSTTETPEPTSAQAKCAFSIDSIMSKPAPTTGGPLHQNPLAFPNLVLNHAACFVPTLLQNPRTPFAPHAMLSASPLITEQLRRSYSHC